The Chryseobacterium nakagawai genome has a segment encoding these proteins:
- a CDS encoding TonB-dependent receptor domain-containing protein produces MKKQLHKSIMLLALFSAGYAFAQSQILEGRVLDEKDNTPIEGVKVKVNDQEVVTDLSGYYSINLSPGTNYIITVSSNGYNRKEISEVIVKNDGNTHLDIVLEKPTAKEKEIEGVVIKSNARKETIASTIGLQKNAGVVSQVIGIEAIKRSPDRNTGEVLKRVSGVSLFDGKYIVVRGLSDRYNQAMLNGIQLSSTEPDRKTFSFDLFPANVIETLVINKTFIPEYTGEWGGGLIQVNTKDIPNKDFFNVQVGVGGNNITMNHEFFMQKGGKWDFLGIDDGYRKLPTNMPAKNAFSILNEGQKTDIGKGFTKNLGYNTVGYPENVSLQLDGGFNTKVFGKDLGVIAVLNYSNNKRRTVTNNRFFTINDEIANTNFDYYTEKYTNDVILGGMLNLALKFNSNNKISLKNIITNNTVNHMSFRSGKDFEFDPINGTNIQAREIGFKETIFYNSTLSGTHKIDALGGFTVNWYGSFGILDQYIPLLQRLQYNQYTNMQGSPYLALISNGLSQKSGSVFYSTLSDYLYNAGGDISKSFTLFGEKQTIKGGYLFKVKDRIYNSRPFSVRLEKYNQGLLSQPFETIFNPENFGTDGRFTFDEIAGNQYRYIANTILNAGYLQFDNNFTPWLRAIWGLRVENFDQLVGSTKRSDDRFVNTRVTDFLPALNLTFKVNPKMNIRLAGSQTVVRPEFREVSPLAYYDFDLGATVIGSKDIERTKITNADLRWEFYPRNGEILSVAAFYKNFKKPIELYFNQSGVGTSNTFNYLNVDKADAYGVELEFRKKLDFVSTLKDFTLGGNFAYIKNKVTDEATRIDRPMQGQSPYTINLSLQYDAEKSGWSSTVLFNMIGRRILYVGNDQVPPIWEAPRPLLDFQIAKKIWNKKGEIKLNVSDILNRRAKFYHDLNNNKKYDTTDALAIDRLTGTNFSLTLGYSF; encoded by the coding sequence ATGAAAAAACAACTCCACAAGAGCATTATGCTGCTTGCCTTGTTTTCTGCTGGTTATGCTTTTGCACAAAGCCAAATTCTTGAAGGTAGGGTACTGGATGAGAAAGACAACACTCCTATAGAAGGTGTAAAAGTAAAGGTAAATGACCAGGAAGTAGTTACAGACCTTTCCGGATACTATTCTATCAACTTATCCCCTGGTACTAACTATATAATAACAGTAAGCTCTAACGGGTACAACAGAAAGGAGATCAGTGAAGTTATTGTAAAAAATGACGGCAATACTCATCTTGATATTGTTTTGGAAAAACCAACTGCTAAAGAGAAAGAGATTGAGGGAGTTGTCATTAAATCTAATGCAAGAAAAGAAACCATAGCTTCTACCATCGGATTACAGAAAAATGCGGGTGTAGTTTCTCAGGTTATCGGTATTGAAGCAATTAAAAGAAGTCCGGACAGAAACACTGGTGAAGTTCTGAAAAGAGTGTCCGGGGTGAGTTTATTTGACGGAAAATATATTGTAGTAAGAGGATTATCTGACCGTTATAACCAAGCCATGTTAAATGGTATTCAGTTATCCAGTACGGAGCCGGACAGAAAGACATTCTCTTTTGACCTTTTCCCTGCCAATGTTATCGAAACGCTTGTCATCAACAAAACCTTTATTCCTGAATATACGGGTGAATGGGGAGGTGGTCTGATTCAGGTAAACACTAAAGATATTCCCAATAAAGATTTCTTCAATGTACAAGTGGGTGTAGGAGGTAACAACATTACCATGAACCATGAGTTCTTTATGCAGAAAGGAGGAAAATGGGACTTTCTAGGAATTGATGACGGTTATAGAAAATTACCTACTAATATGCCTGCAAAGAATGCTTTCAGTATTCTGAATGAAGGTCAAAAAACAGATATTGGTAAAGGGTTTACTAAAAATTTAGGATACAATACGGTAGGATATCCTGAAAATGTAAGCTTACAGTTAGACGGAGGTTTCAATACAAAGGTTTTCGGAAAAGATTTGGGGGTTATTGCAGTTTTAAACTACAGTAACAACAAAAGAAGAACCGTAACCAACAACCGTTTCTTTACCATCAACGACGAAATAGCCAATACAAACTTCGATTATTATACTGAAAAATATACCAACGATGTTATTCTTGGTGGGATGTTGAATCTAGCCCTGAAGTTTAACAGCAACAATAAAATCTCCCTGAAGAACATCATCACCAACAATACGGTGAACCACATGTCTTTCAGATCAGGAAAGGATTTTGAATTCGATCCTATCAATGGAACCAATATTCAGGCAAGAGAAATAGGATTTAAAGAAACTATTTTCTATAATTCAACCCTTTCCGGAACGCACAAAATAGATGCTCTTGGCGGATTTACCGTAAACTGGTACGGAAGCTTCGGGATCCTGGATCAGTATATTCCATTGTTACAGCGTTTGCAGTACAACCAATATACGAATATGCAGGGAAGTCCTTATCTTGCGTTAATCTCGAATGGTCTTTCCCAGAAATCAGGAAGTGTTTTCTATTCTACATTGAGCGATTATCTATACAATGCAGGAGGTGATATTTCTAAATCATTTACTTTATTCGGAGAGAAACAAACTATCAAGGGTGGATATTTATTCAAGGTAAAAGACAGGATATACAACTCAAGACCTTTCTCTGTAAGACTTGAAAAATACAACCAGGGATTACTTTCCCAACCTTTTGAGACGATTTTTAATCCTGAAAACTTCGGAACTGACGGTAGATTTACATTTGATGAAATTGCCGGAAACCAATACCGATATATTGCCAACACAATCCTTAATGCAGGATATTTACAGTTTGACAACAACTTTACACCATGGCTAAGAGCTATTTGGGGATTAAGAGTTGAAAACTTTGATCAGTTGGTAGGGAGTACAAAAAGAAGCGATGACCGATTTGTAAATACACGAGTTACAGACTTCTTACCGGCACTTAACCTGACTTTCAAAGTAAATCCTAAAATGAATATACGTCTTGCCGGTTCTCAGACTGTGGTAAGACCTGAGTTCCGAGAAGTTTCTCCTTTGGCATATTATGATTTTGATTTGGGAGCTACCGTAATTGGTAGTAAAGATATCGAAAGAACTAAAATCACCAATGCAGACCTTCGTTGGGAATTCTATCCAAGAAACGGTGAGATCCTTTCCGTAGCTGCTTTCTATAAAAACTTCAAAAAACCGATCGAATTGTACTTCAACCAATCGGGGGTAGGAACAAGTAACACGTTCAATTATCTGAATGTAGATAAGGCTGATGCATATGGAGTTGAATTGGAATTCAGAAAAAAACTGGATTTCGTAAGCACTCTTAAAGACTTCACATTGGGTGGTAACTTCGCTTATATTAAAAATAAAGTAACCGATGAGGCTACCAGAATTGACAGACCCATGCAGGGGCAGTCTCCATACACCATCAACTTAAGTCTTCAGTATGATGCTGAGAAGTCAGGATGGTCTTCTACTGTACTATTCAATATGATCGGAAGAAGAATCCTTTACGTAGGAAATGATCAGGTTCCACCAATCTGGGAAGCTCCAAGACCACTTTTAGATTTCCAGATTGCTAAGAAAATATGGAATAAAAAAGGAGAAATCAAGCTAAACGTTTCTGATATCCTGAACCGTCGTGCAAAATTCTATCATGATCTGAACAATAACAAAAAGTATGATACTACTGATGCTCTTGCCATAGATCGATTAACAGGTACCAACTTCAGTTTAACATTAGGGTACAGCTTTTAA
- a CDS encoding amidohydrolase, which yields MQFPYQLTAKGNYSLKNVRLETGFEYENEEVIGTKTDLFSIEIENGKIKSVKANDPVSNAIDAKGYLMLPAFRDMHIHLDKTWYGLPWQALSSKRKTVKDMIAYEQEIIPELLKTSVERAEQLISLQQHYGTHFARTHFNIDPTSGLKSLEHLEQALQNKKDSFKAELVAFPQHGVYYTETAPLMKEAAKLKSVAFIGGVDPFSLDGSIEKVMDFTVQLALDHNKGIDIHLHEVGESGMKTINYLIDKTIENPALQGKTFVSHAFALAHLSPKEAEEISEKLAAGKVGIASSVPFKKTIMPIPTLKKYGVNVLIGNDNVQDFWSTFGSGSMLQKANLIAELYGYATEFALSRALQFATQSIVPLDDKGNQQWPKAGDEAAIVLADASCSAEAVSRMSKIEALMHNGNLFWRS from the coding sequence ATGCAATTTCCCTATCAATTAACTGCAAAAGGAAACTATTCCCTTAAAAATGTCCGCCTGGAAACAGGTTTTGAATACGAAAATGAAGAGGTTATCGGAACAAAAACAGACCTTTTCAGTATCGAAATTGAAAATGGAAAAATTAAATCAGTAAAGGCTAATGATCCTGTATCCAATGCTATTGATGCCAAAGGGTATCTGATGCTTCCTGCTTTCAGGGATATGCACATTCATCTGGATAAAACTTGGTATGGTCTTCCCTGGCAGGCACTTTCTTCTAAAAGAAAAACGGTAAAGGATATGATCGCTTATGAACAGGAGATCATTCCTGAGCTATTAAAAACTTCAGTGGAAAGAGCTGAACAGCTTATCAGTCTGCAACAGCATTATGGAACCCATTTTGCAAGAACTCATTTCAATATTGATCCTACCTCAGGTTTAAAATCATTGGAACATTTAGAACAAGCGCTTCAAAATAAAAAAGATTCCTTTAAAGCAGAGTTGGTTGCATTTCCACAACATGGGGTGTATTATACAGAAACAGCTCCTTTAATGAAGGAAGCCGCAAAATTAAAAAGTGTAGCTTTTATTGGTGGAGTAGATCCGTTTAGCCTTGATGGAAGTATTGAAAAAGTAATGGATTTTACCGTGCAGCTGGCACTGGATCATAATAAAGGAATTGATATTCACCTGCATGAAGTAGGAGAGTCCGGAATGAAGACGATCAACTATCTGATTGATAAAACGATTGAAAATCCTGCACTTCAAGGGAAAACATTTGTAAGTCATGCATTTGCATTGGCTCATCTTTCCCCAAAAGAGGCAGAGGAAATTTCAGAAAAACTGGCAGCCGGAAAAGTAGGAATCGCTTCATCAGTACCCTTTAAAAAGACCATCATGCCAATCCCAACGTTGAAAAAATATGGTGTAAATGTTTTGATCGGAAATGATAATGTACAGGATTTCTGGAGTACTTTCGGATCCGGAAGTATGTTACAGAAAGCCAATCTGATCGCAGAACTCTATGGTTATGCTACTGAATTTGCCTTGTCAAGAGCATTACAGTTTGCAACTCAAAGCATTGTTCCTTTGGATGACAAAGGCAATCAGCAGTGGCCTAAAGCGGGGGATGAGGCCGCAATTGTTTTAGCAGACGCCTCATGTTCTGCAGAAGCTGTTTCCAGAATGTCTAAAATAGAAGCCCTGATGCACAACGGGAACCTATTCTGGAGAAGTTAA